The Mauremys reevesii isolate NIE-2019 linkage group 1, ASM1616193v1, whole genome shotgun sequence genome has a segment encoding these proteins:
- the LOC120398500 gene encoding olfactory receptor 52R1-like gives MSDSNTTDFTNPSTFILQGIPGLEAAHVWISIPFCAMYAIAILGNFTNLFIVKTESSLHGPMYYFLCMLAVTDLVMSTSILPKMLSIFWFNSREIDFSACLTQLYVFHSFSVIESGIFMAMAFDRYVAICDPLRHATTLTNPVVAQIILAVVLHGSMLILPYPFLLRWWPYCRTNIIPQPYCAHMAVMKLACADIRVSSYYGLFVLFCVMGLDVIFIILSYIQILRAIFSLPTKDARLKTFGTCSSHLCAILVFYIPGLFFSLSYWFHQNVPLHFHVLIANVYYLMPSMLNPIIYGVRTKQIRGRLLRLFTQKGT, from the coding sequence atgtcagattccaacaccactgacttcaccaacccctccaccttcatcctgcagggcattcctggcctggaggcagcccatgtctggatctccatccccttctgtgccatgtacgccatagccatcttggggaacttcactaATCTGTTCATTGTGAAGACAGAGTCAAGCCTCCATGGCCctatgtactatttcctctgtaTGCTGGCTGTCACCGACCTGGTCATGTCTACATCCatcctgcccaaaatgctgagcatcttctggttcaattcccgggagattgatttcagtgcctgcctcacccagctgTATGTCTTTCACTCCTTCTCAGTGATAGAATCAGGGATCTTcatggccatggcttttgatcgctatgtggccatttGTGATCCCCTGAGACATGCAACCACACTGACAAACCCTGTGGTGGCTCAAATCATCCTGGCCGTGGTGCTACATGGCAGCATGCTCATATTACCTTACCCCTTCCTGTTGAGgtggtggccatattgcagaaccaacatcatccctcAGCCATACTGCGCCCACATGGCCGTGATGAAGCTGGCCTGTGCCGACATCCGTGTTAGTAGTTACTATGGCCTCTTTGTGCTATTCTGTGTGATGGGCCTGGatgtcatttttattattttgtcctatatccagatcctcagggccatcttctccctccccacaaaagATGCGCGtctcaagacttttgggacctgcagctcccacctctgtgccatcTTAGTCTTTTATATCCCGGGTctattcttctctctctcttactgGTTTCACCAGAATGTGCCCCTACATTTCCACGTTCTCATTGCCAATGTGTACTACTTGATGCCCTCCATGctgaacc
- the LOC120381368 gene encoding olfactory receptor 52N2-like — translation MSNSNTTDFTNPSTFILQGIPGLEAAHVWISIPFCAMFIIAILGNFAILLIVKMEPSLHGPMYYFLCMLAIADLVLSTSILPKMLAIFWFNSREIDFSACLTQMYFVYCFPLMESGIIVAMGFDRYVAICHPLRHSTILTNPVVAKMGLAVVLRSSMLVLPSPFLVRQWRYCRTNIIPEPFCAHMAVVKLACGDTQVSSYYGLFVVLCVMGLDGICIAMSYTQILRAIFSLPTKDARLKTFGTCISHLCVILTFFIPGLFSSLTYRFGHNVPLHFHVLIGNMNLLVPPMLHPIIYGVRTKEIRDRLLGFITHKR, via the coding sequence ATGTCAAACTCcaacacaaccgacttcaccaacccctccaccttcatcctgcagggtattcctggcctggaggcagcccatgtatggatctccatccccttctgtgccatgttcatcatagccatcttggggaactttgCCATCCTGTTAATTGTGAAGatggagccgagcctccatgggcccatgtactatttcctctgcatgctggccatcgctgacctggtcctgtctacatccatcctgcccaaaatgctggcaatcttctggttcaattccagggagatcgatttcagtgcctgcctcacccagatgtacttcgttTACTGCTTCCCattgatggagtctgggatcATTGTGGCCATGGGTTtcgatcgctatgtggccatctgccatcccctgagacattccaccatcctgacaaacccaGTGGTGGCCAAGATGGGGCTGGCTGTGGTGCTGCGCAGTAGCATGCTCGTACTGCCCTCTCCCTTCTTGGTAAGACAGTGGcgatattgcagaaccaacatcatccccgaGCCATTCTGCGCACACAtggctgtggtgaagctggcctgtggtGACACCCAGGTCAGCAGCTACTATGGTCTCTTTGTGGTATTGTGTGTAATGGGTCTGGATGGGATTTGTATTGCCatgtcctatacccagatcctcagggccatcttcagcctccccacaaaggacgcccggctcaagacttttggaacctgcatctcccacctctgtgtcatcttaACCTTTTTCATTCcaggtctcttctcctccctcacgTACCGTTTTGGAcacaatgtgcccctgcatttccatgTTCTTATTGGCAACATGAACCTActggtgccccccatgctacaccccatcatctatggggtgaggaccaaggagatccgggacaggctgctcggGTTCATTACTCATAaaagatga